The window TTCCAGTCCTGCCAGGTCTGATTCATTGTTCAGCGCTTCCAGGGCCTGAGTCAGTTCCTGCAGGCGATCGTATAGCATTTCAGGTTCGAGCCGGAATTTGCGGGCGGTTGCGAACATGGCGCTCATCCGTGTCTCGGTTTCCGCCAGGCGCTCCGGGTCCAGCTCGGCCTTGTCCAGATAGCTGGCAAGATCGGATGCGGCTTCCGTGGTCGCGATGCGCGCCGATTCAATGGCGTCGTACACGCCTTTCAAATGCTCATCGTTGCGCAGCAAGGGTTCGATGCGGTGCAGCGCTGCATTCAGTATTTCCAGTGCTGACGTCTGCTCGCCATCCAGCAGGTTGAGTGCGCCCGCCGCGCCTTCAAGCAGCGCAGACGCGTTGGCCAGCCGATTATAGTCAGCATTGACCGTCGCCCATTCGTCCTTGCCCGGATTGATCTGGCTGATTTCGTTCAGTTGCCACTCCAGCCGTTCCCGCTCTGCTTCTGCGTCACGCTGGCTGCTGCGTGCCCGCTCCAGTTTCTGCTGTGCCTGCTGCCACGCTGTCCAATGTGAGCGAACCTGGGCGGCCAGCGTTTCGTGCTGTCCATGAGCATCCAGCAGGATACGCTGTTCGTTGCGTTGCAGCAGCTTCTGGTGGGCGTGCTGGCCATGAATATCCAGCAGGTACGAGCCTACGGTCTTGAGCTGGGCGAGGGTGCCTGGTACGCCGTTGATAAATGCCCGGGATTTGCCGGCCCGGTCAATGACCCGGCGCAGCACCAGCTGATCGTCTTCCGGTTCCAGTTCCTGCTCTGCCAGCAGCGTACGCAGCGAGTCGGGAACATCGAAGATGGCGCTGATGTCGGCCTTGTCCGCGCCTTCGCGGATGGCGCCACTGTCGCCACGGGCACCCAGGGTGAGCGCGAGTGCATCGATAAGAATGGATTTGCCCGCACCGGTTTCCCCGGTAAAGACCGAGAAACCGGCGTCAAAGTGCAGTTCGGTTTGTTCAACAATGACAAAATCACGGATATGCAGGGAACGGAGCATGAATACGTACTTCTGTGATGAATGGGATTGCTGGGTGGTAAATCTGGGGGCCCGGCGGGTGCTAACTGGCGTCGGGCATGATGTTCCAGTGCAGCTTCTGGCGCAGGGTAGAGAAAAAGTTGTAGCCTTTGGGATGCAGAAAACGAATCTGGTGATCTGCCTTGGTTACAACAATTTTGTCGCCCAGTTGCAGATCGGACCAGGTTTGCATATCGAAATGCACGCTGGCGCCGGTTTCCACCCGACCCACTTCGCTTAGGGTCAGCGTGAGGGTGCCGGTATCGGGCACCGCAATTGGGCGGTTCGAGAGCGTTTGCGGGGCAACCGGAACCAGCAAAAATGCGTTGACTGCCGGGTGCAGGATCGGGCCGCTGGCGCTTAGCGAATAGGCGGTAGAACCGGTAGGGGTCGCAACGATCAGGCCGTCGGCCCGCTGGCGATACATGAGCGTTTCATTGTATTCCACACAGATCTCGATCATGCCGCCGCGGCTGGCCCGGTTCAGCACGACGTCATTCAGGGCCAGGGCACAGGTCAGGGTTTTATCGTCGCGTACAACCGAGGCCTGCAACAGCGTGCGGTGTTCGATATCGTACTGGCCATCAAGTACCGATTCGATGGCCTCGAAGGCATTTTGCACCGGGATGTCGGTGATAAAGCCGAGCCGCCCGTGGTTGATGCCCAGCAGGGGGACGTCATATTGGGCCAGTTGACGGCCAACGCCGAGCATGGTGCCATCGCCGCCCATGACAATCACCAGGTCAGCCTGGCTGCCGATTTCAGCGGTTGTGGCCGTGGGATACTCGGACACGCCGGTATTCTCGGACGTTTCCTTTTCAATCAGAACCTGTCGGCCAGCCGCGTGCAGCACCTCTGCCAGCGCACGCAACGGGGCATCAAGACCAGAGTCGTGATATCTGCCGACCAGCGCTATGGTTGAAAAATGCATAATGAAACCATATACAATAAACGAAACGACAATGAAAAATAACAGAAGTACCGAAAAGGAAACCTACGGCAACCGTCATAATACGTTATTCTACATTGACAGCAGGTTTAACAATTAACGTGCCCGTAAAATATCCCTTGGTACAAACCATAACAGACTCACAATGGATGATCGCGCAAACGCACTCTTGAAAGCTCTGATTGAGCGATATATTGATGACGGACAGCCGGTAGGCTCAAGAACACTGTCCAAGCTGTTCGAGCTGTCACCGGCCACCATTCGCAATGTAATGGCGGATCTGGAAGATCTGGGCCTGATTCACAGCCCGCATACCTCGGCTGGTCGGATCCCAACGCCCCGGGGATATCGCCTGTTTGTGGACAATCTGCTGGTGATCAAGCCGTATGAACTGGAAGAACCCTCAGAATTGCATGAAGTGTTTTCCAACACGGCGCCCAGCAAGGCGCTGAGCGTGGCGGCATCGCTGGTGTCCAATCTGACCCAGTTTGCCGGCGTGGTGCTTACTCCCAAGCGTTCCCAGGTATTTCGCCAGATTGAGTTTATCCGCCTGTCGCAGCGGCGTATTCTGCTCATAATCGTGACCCCCGATGGCGATGTGCAGAACCGAATTCTGTCGCCCGTGCACGATTACACCGAAGCCCAGCTCATTGAAGCTGCTAATTACTTCAACCATAATTTTGCCGGCAAATCATTCGAACAGGTGCGCGAGCAGATCGGCGCAGAGCTTAATCAGCTCAAAGAAGAAATTTCTTCATTAATGCAGGCTGCGGTGGACGCCGGTAATGACGACGATCAGGAGTCGTCCGTCGTTATATCCGGCGAGCGCCGGCTGCTGGAAATCAAGGATTTTGCCGCCGATATGGATCGCCTGCGCAAGATGTTCTCGCTGTTCGAGCAGAAAACCGATCTGATGCAACTGCTGGATGTGACCGATCGCTCGCAGGGTGTGAAAATCTACATTGGCGGTGATTCGCGCCTCGTGCCCATGGAAGACGTCTCGGTTATCACGGCGCCCTATGGCGTTGACGGGCAAATTGTAGGTACGCTTGGCGTGATCGGCCCAAGCCGCATGTCCTACAATCGCGTGATTCCTATCGTGGATCTGACCGCCAGGCTGTTGTCTAACGCGCTTAGTCATCAATAGCAGGGCTTGCGGATTCTGCCACAGCAGGCAGTACACGCCGGCCCATTGTGACAGTTGCGGGCGCCGTGCCCATGGCCAGCGCCCAATCCGGGTACAATCCTATCTCTATATTGCATTTGTAAAAGCTGCCATGCGGGGCGCTTTTTGTGAGTTGCCGCGCCGTCCGTGTCTGGCGGACAGTCAGGTGGACAGCATCTTATCCGCAATCTACAGGAAAGCATGAATACAGGAGTTGTACTGATCAACCTGGGCACCCCGGCCAGTCCCGATGCGGGTGCAATCCGGGCCTATCTGTCGGAGTTTCTGTCCGATCCGCGCGTGGTTGAAATCCCGCCTGCCCTCTGGAAGCCGATACTCAATCTCGCAGTCCTGCCTCTGCGGCCGTCCAAACTGGTGCCAAAATACCGGCAGATATGGATGGAAGAGGGGTCGCCGCTGCTTGTTTATGGCAGGCGCCTGGCCCAGGGTGTGCAGGCCCAGCTGGACCATGAGCAGGTTCCGGCCACCGTGGTGCTGGCCATGCGCTATGGCGAGCCCTCCATGCAGCAGGCGTTTGCCCAACTGCGTGACGCAGGCTGCGAACGCATTCTGGTTGTGCCTCTTTATCCGCAGTTTGCCGCCAGTACAACCGCTACCATTTTCGAACGAACACTGGCGCTGCATCGCGAGGCGCGTGATGTGCCTGAGTTGCGTTTCGTCAAGCGGTTTCATCAGTTGCCCGGTTATCTTGATACCCTGGCGCAAAATGTGCGCGAGTATTGGCGCGAGCACGGCAAGCCGCAGCAACTGTTGCTTAGCTTTCATGGTCTGCCCAAGCGCTCGGTGGAGCTGGGTGACCCTTATCTGAAGGATTGTACGGCCACTGCCGAGGCGCTGCAGTTGCGACTCGCTGCGGAAGAGGTGTCGATAGACATCGCTTTTCAAAGCCGCTTCGGCCGGGCAGAATGGCTCGGTCCTGCCACTTTGTCGGTGCTGCAGGCTTATCCGGGCGACAATATTCGTCACGTTGATGTGCTGTGCCCGGGTTTTGTGGCCGATTGCCTGGAAACGCTTGAGGAAATCAGCATTGAATGCGCGCGTGCCTTCAGTCAGGCCGGTGGTGAGCAGTTCCGTTACATTCCCTGCCTGAACGATCACCCTGACTGGATTCGCGCCATGGCAGGATTGGTTCGGCAACATCTCGCCGGCTGGCCCCAGCCGGACGCGTAAAGGTCTCTCAGGGTTTAAGTCCGCTCTGGTGCCTGGGTTCTGCTGCCTGGGTGCATGGGGGGCGGCAATACATGTCTACTTTTTTAGAGAATGGTTATGGCAGTCGTTATCCGTGGTCTTTTCGTTTACCCAATTAAGTCGTGCGCCGGCATTGCACTGGACCAGGCTTGTATCAGCGCGGCCGGTGTGAAATGGGATCGCCAGTTCATTCTGGTGGATGCGGCCGGCAATATGATGACCCAGCGCACCGTACCGCGCATGGTGCTGGTGCAACCTGCCTTGCAGCCTGAACTGGCGCAAATGGTGGTGCATGCACCTGGCGTGCCGGCGCTGACGGTTTCGCTCGCGGACGCATCACAGCAAGAGGCGCCGGTGTCGGTTAGGGTCTGGTCCGGCTTCCCGTTGGGTGCTGTGGTCAGCGAAGAGGCGGATCGCTGGTTCAGCGCGGTATTGGGCCAGCCTTGCCGCCTGTTACGCCTGCATGCCCGGTCGCAGCGTCGTGTTACCCCCGAATTTCCTGATAGCTGGCAGGCACGGCACCAGGATTGGCGGTCCCTGACAGCTCAGGACCAGACGTTCGGCTTTGCCGACGGGTTTCCTTTTTTAATTACCAATATCGCTTCGCTGGACGCACTCAACCACCAATTGGCGGCCAAAGACGTTGCGCCGGTGGGCATGATCCGCTTCCGACCCAATATTGTGCTCGAAGGCCTGCCTGAATACGAAGAGGACTATATTTTCGGCTTGCGCGCCGGCCAGCTGCATTTTGCGCTGGTCAAGCCGTGCCCGCGTTGCCCGATTCCCAATGTTGATCCGGCAACAGCGGCGGTGGCCGATGAGCCCGGTATCACCCTGATGCAGACCCGCAGCGCAGAACTGGGCGTGTTGTTTGGTGTGAACGCCGTGCTCACCGACAAGGTCAGTGATGTGCTGCATATCGGACAACAAGTAGAAGCCGAATACGATTTTTGATCGGCACGATCAGGCGGTCAATAGC of the Advenella mimigardefordensis DPN7 genome contains:
- a CDS encoding NAD kinase yields the protein MHFSTIALVGRYHDSGLDAPLRALAEVLHAAGRQVLIEKETSENTGVSEYPTATTAEIGSQADLVIVMGGDGTMLGVGRQLAQYDVPLLGINHGRLGFITDIPVQNAFEAIESVLDGQYDIEHRTLLQASVVRDDKTLTCALALNDVVLNRASRGGMIEICVEYNETLMYRQRADGLIVATPTGSTAYSLSASGPILHPAVNAFLLVPVAPQTLSNRPIAVPDTGTLTLTLSEVGRVETGASVHFDMQTWSDLQLGDKIVVTKADHQIRFLHPKGYNFFSTLRQKLHWNIMPDAS
- a CDS encoding MOSC domain-containing protein, encoding MAVVIRGLFVYPIKSCAGIALDQACISAAGVKWDRQFILVDAAGNMMTQRTVPRMVLVQPALQPELAQMVVHAPGVPALTVSLADASQQEAPVSVRVWSGFPLGAVVSEEADRWFSAVLGQPCRLLRLHARSQRRVTPEFPDSWQARHQDWRSLTAQDQTFGFADGFPFLITNIASLDALNHQLAAKDVAPVGMIRFRPNIVLEGLPEYEEDYIFGLRAGQLHFALVKPCPRCPIPNVDPATAAVADEPGITLMQTRSAELGVLFGVNAVLTDKVSDVLHIGQQVEAEYDF
- the hemH gene encoding ferrochelatase, whose protein sequence is MNTGVVLINLGTPASPDAGAIRAYLSEFLSDPRVVEIPPALWKPILNLAVLPLRPSKLVPKYRQIWMEEGSPLLVYGRRLAQGVQAQLDHEQVPATVVLAMRYGEPSMQQAFAQLRDAGCERILVVPLYPQFAASTTATIFERTLALHREARDVPELRFVKRFHQLPGYLDTLAQNVREYWREHGKPQQLLLSFHGLPKRSVELGDPYLKDCTATAEALQLRLAAEEVSIDIAFQSRFGRAEWLGPATLSVLQAYPGDNIRHVDVLCPGFVADCLETLEEISIECARAFSQAGGEQFRYIPCLNDHPDWIRAMAGLVRQHLAGWPQPDA
- the recN gene encoding DNA repair protein RecN is translated as MLRSLHIRDFVIVEQTELHFDAGFSVFTGETGAGKSILIDALALTLGARGDSGAIREGADKADISAIFDVPDSLRTLLAEQELEPEDDQLVLRRVIDRAGKSRAFINGVPGTLAQLKTVGSYLLDIHGQHAHQKLLQRNEQRILLDAHGQHETLAAQVRSHWTAWQQAQQKLERARSSQRDAEAERERLEWQLNEISQINPGKDEWATVNADYNRLANASALLEGAAGALNLLDGEQTSALEILNAALHRIEPLLRNDEHLKGVYDAIESARIATTEAASDLASYLDKAELDPERLAETETRMSAMFATARKFRLEPEMLYDRLQELTQALEALNNESDLAGLEQQVTRHEAAYRDTAEKLTRARQATASTLSKEVSKALQTLAMKGSTFEITIQPAEPGASGMDNVQFNVAAHTGSEPRPLAKVASGGELARISLALSVMANRAHQVPTLIYDEVDTGIGGAVAEVVGKLLRDLGRHHQVLCVTHLPQVAACAHHHFEVQKKQGKKETVSRIELLDEQARIEEVARMLGGVKITQTTRQHAREMLTHSD
- the hrcA gene encoding heat-inducible transcriptional repressor HrcA: MDDRANALLKALIERYIDDGQPVGSRTLSKLFELSPATIRNVMADLEDLGLIHSPHTSAGRIPTPRGYRLFVDNLLVIKPYELEEPSELHEVFSNTAPSKALSVAASLVSNLTQFAGVVLTPKRSQVFRQIEFIRLSQRRILLIIVTPDGDVQNRILSPVHDYTEAQLIEAANYFNHNFAGKSFEQVREQIGAELNQLKEEISSLMQAAVDAGNDDDQESSVVISGERRLLEIKDFAADMDRLRKMFSLFEQKTDLMQLLDVTDRSQGVKIYIGGDSRLVPMEDVSVITAPYGVDGQIVGTLGVIGPSRMSYNRVIPIVDLTARLLSNALSHQ